One region of Bombus affinis isolate iyBomAffi1 chromosome 5, iyBomAffi1.2, whole genome shotgun sequence genomic DNA includes:
- the LOC126916716 gene encoding uncharacterized protein LOC126916716: MRLSPIILSWATASWLGPTGTTAIRAQASKDYELSTEFFLVPSDVAMDKNGLASVASVISVPAPNRTVSVFKMPPGKKNQEIEVDTRPYSRSLLRQRPWALPLAALSAATMLLMAGFEVFVLLKARVTAPNRRHLFLGQALLLGLFLLAGLSAAASLSQNPLSCAAFRLVGLPAALVFAALLVKCVFLLSLNSGVYLPAPYQALVLGFAVLVQVAIIGQWFYGEPPTVVQVQNTGQNSPMSCCKTPLGQIVASLGYPGALLVAVACLAVRARGVRDNNREAAFIGLAVGLSLPIWISSAIGSVAASTESDREAWLAYGLLTTSLLVFLTMFLPKGRQLAALGREASATVIRDRDDALSSLPGSRYSPSFFHFKPAEASLKRKMHYHSGDRVALVSSAIPGCTACRHGGSPIYSDDVHAPMETFVLPPGMYLRPEDAGNLYTTLSANPNVFFQRAAHPGMMY, encoded by the exons ATGAGACTGAGCCCGATTATCTTGTCGTGGGCCACAGCGAGCTGGCTTGGTCCAACCGGAACTACGGCGATACGAGCTCAAGCCTCGAAGGACTACGAGTTGTCGACTGAATTCTTCCTGGTACCTAGCGACGTAGCGATGGACAAGAACGGTCTGGCCAGTGTAGCGAGTGTCATCAGCGTTCCAGCACCGAACAGGACGGTTTCGGTGTTCAAAATGCCTCCTGGAAAGAAGAACCAGGAGATCGAGGTCGATACTCGGCCGTACTCGAGGTCCTTGCTCAGACAACGACCCTGGGCTCTTCCTCTGGCGGCCCTCAGCGCAGCCACGATGCTCCTCATGGCTGGCTTCGAGGTTTTCGTACTGCTCAAG GCAAGGGTAACCGCGCCAAACAGACGACATTTATTTCTGGGACAAGCTCTACTTTTAGGCCTTTTCCTCCTGGCAGGACTCTCAGCAGCAGCCTCCCTCAGTCAAAACCCTCTGTCCTGCGCTGCATTTAGATTAGTCGGCTTACCTGCTGCTCTTGTATTTGCAGCCTTGCTGGTTAAATGCGTGTTCCTGCTCTCATTAAATAGCGGAGTTTATCTACCAGCACCTTATCAA GCACTAGTATTGGGATTCGCCGTGCTCGTGCAGGTAGCTATCATTGGACAATGGTTTTACGGCGAACCACCTACGGTGGTTCAGGTACAAAATACAGGACAAAACTCTCCAATGTCCTGTTGCAAAACTCCTCTTGGACAGATAGTGGCTTCCCTCGG ATATCCGGGCGCGCTGTTGGTTGCAGTAGCTTGTTTAGCAGTTCGAGCACGCGGCGTTCGAGACAACAACCGGGAAGCAGCATTTATTGGCTTGGCTGTTGGTTTATCGCTTCCGATTTGGATATCGAGTGCGATCGGTTCAGTGGCTGCCTCGACGGAGAGTGACAGAGAAGCCTGGCTAGCTTATGGTTTATTGACTACTTCCCTTCTCGTGTTCCTGACGATGTTCCTGCCGAAGGGTCGGCAGTTAGCTGCCCTCGGTCGAGAAGCTTCCGCAACGGTGATTCGTGATCGAGACGATGCTTTGAGCTCGCTTCCTGGCAGCCGTTACTCGCCTTCCTTCTTCCACTTCAAGCCAGCTGAAGCTTCTTTAAAGAGAAAGATGCATTATCACAGCGGCG ATCGCGTGGCATTAGTTTCATCCGCTATACCTGGATGCACTGCCTGCAGGCATGGTGGAAGCCCCATATACTCCGACG atGTTCATGCACCGATGGAGACGTTCGTCTTACCACCAGGCATGTATTTGAGGCCGGAAGACGCAGGAAATTTGTACACGACTCTATCAGCAAATCCGAACGTATTCTTTCAACGAGCAGCTCATCCCGGGATGATGTATTGA